The following coding sequences lie in one Rutidosis leptorrhynchoides isolate AG116_Rl617_1_P2 chromosome 6, CSIRO_AGI_Rlap_v1, whole genome shotgun sequence genomic window:
- the LOC139854310 gene encoding uncharacterized protein, protein MPKEIVSTEEISKDFPPPKPMQPRFAVDESKWCIFHEDKGHDMDDCRELKKVIVERLKLGDLDHLKPSRVKVPRTKKFAWQRGKEKAPEKHIHIVQMWHAGHVRKAEVLEEWECAPITFPAFWRVCPTDLPVTITATVGRCKVSRIYVDTGSAVDVLYEHCFLQLPQDVQDKLKPPLHPIAGFTGEMTWPLGRVSIDVTLEENTKRRMVALSFVVFRSQSKYNIIMGREALCEFGAIVSTVHGIMKFPTPLGVATVFSDQVPIVGQVEQPLHQMAPIEQGGSVIINHSFPEKAIQIG, encoded by the coding sequence ATGCCTAAAGAAATTGTGTCAACAGAAGAGATAAGTAAAGATTTCCCGCCACCAAAGCCGATGCAACCACGTTTCGCTGTAGATGAAAGTAAATGGTGTATTTTTCACGAAGATAAAGGTCACGACATGGACGACTGCAGGGAACTAAAGAAGGTGATAGTTGAACGGCTGAAATTGGGGGATCTTGACCATCTAAAACCGTCGCGTGTCAAAGTCCCCAGGACGAAGAAATTTGCCTGGCAACGGGGAAAAGAAAAAGCTCCAGAAAAGCACATCCACATAGTACAAATGTGGCACGCGGGTCACGTTCGTAAGGCGGAAGTTTTGGAGGAATGGGAATGTGCCCCTATCACGTTTCCTGCTTTTTGGAGAGTCTGTCCTACCGACCTGCCCGTAACGATAACCGCCACGGTAGGACGATGTAAGGTCTCGAGAATTTATGTAGATACGGGAAGTGCCGTTGACGTCTTATACGAACATTGCTTCTTACAGCTACCACAAGATGTGCAGGACAAACTAAAACCCCCACTCCATCCTATCGCGGGATTCACAGGCGAAATGACTTGGCCTCTGGGCCGAGTAAGCATTGACGTTACGTTAGAGGAAAATACGAAACGGCGAATGGTAGCTTTAAGCTTTGTGGTTTTCAGAAGCCAGTCGAAGTACAACATTATCATGGGACGAGAAGCGTTGTGCGAATTTGGTGCGATTGTATCAACTGTGCATGGCATAATGAAATTCCCAACTCCGTTAGGCGTTGCAACTGTTTTCTCTGATCAGGTTCCGATTGTGGGCCAGGTCGAACAGCCGTTACATCAGATGGCACCGATTGAGCAAGGGGGAAGCGTTATCATCAACCATTCCTTTCCTGAGAAGGCAATACAGATTGGATAA